The following are encoded together in the Salvia hispanica cultivar TCC Black 2014 chromosome 6, UniMelb_Shisp_WGS_1.0, whole genome shotgun sequence genome:
- the LOC125196984 gene encoding oligopeptide transporter 1-like → MSGGIREPAGDEPAKPLTRHNLEIEDVEDDVDDYCPIEQVRLTVPATDDPTVVALTFRTWFLGIIACVLLSFTNQFFGYRQNQISISSVAAQIVTLPIGRFMARVLPTKTVTVPMTPWSFSLNPGPFSLKEHVLITIFANCGAGGVYALNIVTIVKALYHRPLHPLAAWLLVQTTQMLGYGWAGIFRRYLVDSPFMWWPGNMTSISLFRTLHEEDVRKKGGMTRLQFFVMVFVISFAYYVIPAYFFPTISSISVLCYIWKDSILMQQLGSGLHGMGIGSFALDWATVNFLGDPIATPGFAIINVMVGFVIVMYVMTPITYFNNVYQAQKFPFFSSSTFDNTGHKYNISRVLNEATFSFDEAGYKAYSKLHVSTFFAFSYGIGFAMLSATIVHVALYHGKTIWTLWSKAKSNARFDVHTKLMKKNYRSVPAWWFHTILALVFVMSLWACEGFGKQLQLPWWGLIMACAMAFMFTLPVGIIQATTNMQIGLNVITEMIIGYIYPGRPLANVAFKTYGYISMAQALTFLSDFKLGHYMKIPPRSMFIAQLAGTVVASSVYFGTAWWLLETIENICDTAALAEGSPWTCPGDNVFYNASIIWGVIGPLRMFTSQGVYGMLNWWFLVGTVAPLPAYFLSRKYPEKKWLRLINVPLILGGTASMPPARSVNYIMWGAVGIYFNIYVYRVHRQWWARYAYVMSAAISAGIAFMGVVIYFTLQSYDVSISWWGLDVDDHCPLATCPTAPAVVVKGCPVH, encoded by the exons ATGTCCGGCGGCATCCGCGAGCCCGCCGGAGACGAGCCCGCAAAGCCGCTGACTCGCCACAATCTCGAAATTGAAG ATGTGGAAGACGACGTGGACGATTATTGTCCGATAGAGCAGGTGCGGCTGACCGTGCCGGCGACGGATGATCCGACGGTGGTGGCGCTGACGTTCCGGACATGGTTCCTGGGCATAATAGCGTGCGTGTTGCTTTCATTCACCAACCAATTTTTCGGTTACAGGCAAAACCAAATTAGCATTAGCTCTGTTGCCGCACAAATTGTGACGCTCCCCATAGGAAGATTCATGGCTAGAGTGCTGCCTACGAAGACCGTCACGGTTCCGATGACGCCGTGGTCCTTCTCCTTGAATCCCGGCCCCTTCAGCCTCAAAGAGCACGTGCTGATCACCATCTTCGCCAACTGCGGCGCCGGAGGTGTTTACGCGCTTAATATTGTCACTATCGTCAAGGCGCTTTACCATCGCCCTCTTCACCCCCTCGCCGCCTGGCTCTTAGTCCAGACTACTCAG ATGCTTGGGTATGGATGGGCTGGGATATTTAGGAGATATCTGGTGGACTCACCGTTTATGTGGTGGCCTGGGAACATGACTTCAATCTCTCTCTTCAg AACGTTGCACGAAGAAGATGTGAGGAAGAAGGGAGGGATGACACGGCTGCAATTCTTCGTGATGGTGTTCGTGATAAGCTTCGCATACTATGTCATCCCAGCTTACTTCTTCCCCACTATTTCATCCATTTCGGTCCTCTGCTACATATGGAAGGACTCCATCTTGATGCAGCAGCTCGGGTCGGGCCTCCACGGGATGGGGATCGGGTCCTTCGCCTTGGATTGGGCCACTGTCAACTTCCTGGGCGACCCAATCGCCACCCCGGGTTTCGCCATCATCAACGTTATGGTTGGATTCGTGATCGTCATGTATGTCATGACACCCATCACCTACTTCAACAATGTCTACCAGGCACAAAAGTTCCCCTTCTTCTCATCCTCCACATTTGACAACACCGGCCACAAATACAACATCTCCCGCGTCCTCAACGAGGCCACCTTCTCCTTCGACGAGGCCGGGTATAAAGCATACAGCAAGCTTCACGTCAGTACCTTCTTCGCCTTCAGTTATGGCATCGGGTTCGCTATGCTCTCCGCTACCATCGTCCACGTCGCTCTCTATCATGGAAA GACTATTTGGACACTATGGTCCAAGGCAAAGAGCAATGCAAGGTTTGATGTGCACACgaaattgatgaagaagaacTATAGATCTGTGCCGGCGTGGTGGTTTCACACCATCCTCGCTCTAGTGTTTGTGATGTCTCTCTGGGCTTGTGAAGGTTTCGGCAAACAGCTGCAGCTGCCGTGGTGGGGGCTTATCATGGCGTGCGCGATGGCGTTCATGTTCACTCTGCCTGTAGGCATAATCCAAGCCACAACCAACATGCAAATCGGGCTTAATGTGATCACGGAGATGATCATAGGCTACATATACCCGGGAAGGCCTCTTGCGAATGTCGCCTTCAAGACCTACGGCTACATCAGCATGGCGCAAGCCTTGACATTCCTCTCCGATTTCAAACTAGGCCACTACATGAAAATCCCCCCGAGATCCATGTTCATCGCCCAGCTGGCGGGCACGGTGGTGGCCTCCTCCGTCTACTTCGGCACGGCCTGGTGGCTCCTGGAGACGATCGAGAACATCTGCGACACGGCCGCGCTGGCCGAGGGGAGCCCCTGGACGTGCCCGGGGGACAACGTGTTCTACAACGCGTCCATCATATGGGGCGTGATCGGCCCGCTGAGGATGTTCACGAGCCAGGGCGTGTACGGGATGCTCAACTGGTGGTTCCTGGTCGGGACGGTGGCGCCGCTGCCGGCCTACTTCCTCAGCCGGAAGTATCCGGAGAAGAAATGGCTGAGGCTGATCAATGTGCCTCTcatcttgggcggcacggctAGCATGCCGCCGGCGAGGTCGGTGAACTACATAATGTGGGGTGCGGTGGGGATATATTTCAACATATACGTGTATCGGGTGCACCGGCAGTGGTGGGCGAGGTATGCTTATGTGATGTCGGCGGCGATCAGTGCTGGGATTGCGTTCATGGGTGTGGTCATTTACTTCACGCTGCAGTCGTATGATGTTTCTATTTCTTGGTGGGGATTGGATGTTGACGACCACTGCCCTTTGGCCACGTGTCCCACCGCACCTGCTGTTGTTGTTAAAGGTTGCCCCGTTCATTGA